TTCGCTGCCGCTGCCAGAGCGAGAGtcagcccctcccccttctccgcCGCCACCGCCGGAGGGggatttctctcctccccccacgGTGCTGCCAGGACCTTTACTGTTGCGGCGCCCCTCACTTCTTGTCGACCCGCTGCTTCGGCTCCCTGggggcagaaacacacagttGTAAGACTGGATCTAAACAGGTTTGATCAGAGCAGTTGAGTTGGCTTTGATGTCTAAAACTTGTACCTTGCTCAgtcaaagaaacaagaaaaaatctCAAAGCAGATCTAAAAATGACTGTCTAGGCTTTAGCGCCACAGGTGGGTGTCTAAACTGATCTAATCACTGTCCATGCTCACCTTCGCTGTGCTGGCTGCCGGTGCTGCCGGGGGCGTAGCTGTAGCTGGTGAGCTCGTGGTAGGGAGGTGGCTGGCTGGAATAGGGATGTGTAGGGTAGGGCTGGTAGGGGAAGGTGTGCATCAGAGGCCACGGGGACGCCCcagggaggggcaggggggcCAGGGTGTCCTGGTCCGAGGCCCCACTGGAGCCGTCGTTGTCGTTCAGGGACAGGTTGGCCATgtctgggtgagagagagagagagagagaaagagagggaaggagatgaacacaggagggagagaaagacaaagttaGAACAGAGAATAGGCTAAGTTAAGGCTAATGTGCAGTTCACCTCTGTTGAggaggaaatggaaaagtacctatactaagcaacattcctatatgcttacttaatatgtaacctttgacccatatttacacattaagtgcctaaaactcaaaaatactgactgcttcaccattataagattaaactctaaagtaacatcttgtgtgtttctcactgaactgtgagcctggaatgtgcaaatgcccaaatctcatagataaCATTGGCAAAATATGAACTTGTTTTCTTCTAGAGGAAGGTGGTCACCTCTTATTACGCATCTCAAGTGctagaactataattatcattggttgttcagtcttgttcatatgaccttatacttttCGACCAacagctttattatattctatctgtattaacataatcatgaatattcaacactataaaactctgtgtaatcaACCAGATTTTGAGTTAattggctcccaacctgcagattgaataaacgTATCAAactgagttttcttccacaccTCAACAAGCTGAACAAATAATACTGCTTCTGTAGATAGAATCTACACACTTTTTGATACAGATATATGTACACAAAATGTACTTGTCTTAAATCTAGAGCATCAGATGACACCATTACATACAGTGACAATAAAGATTTTGTTCCTTGAAATAGCCTCCCTAGACACGCATACATTTACGTCTCACAAGCTTTTGTACAAAACCAGGAAAGTCAGAATGTAGGAATGTCGGAATGTAAGACAGCCAAGAAAAGTGCCAAAGGCAGACTGTCACTGTCATGAGGATCGAACTCACGATATTTTGATCAGGTAATAATCTCTCTAACCAAGCTTCCTGCTGTACAGTTTGTTGACCTTAAGGCTTGCTTTGCTTGTTGGAAAACTGCTTTCCAGTGATCAGATGTTTGTGGTGGCAGGGGAAGTCTAGTGGTTATAGAAACCTTTCCATAACTTAAACGTCACAGGTTTGACCCgtgcaacagccaatgtgttGGAAATGTGATTATGCATGACACTCATCCAGATTGCTGCAAGTCTGCCTATGATGtaaatgtttttggttttttttactcACAGTTCTCACAGTCGCTGAAGTCTCCGAAGATGTAGTAGCACTGTTCGGAGAAGGTGATCTTGTTGACGGTGTGTCGGATGAAGCCGGCCTTCAGCAGGTTGCTGGCGTACTTCCTGGCCTCGCGGCGGTCCTGGAATCCCTCGATGTGATGGTACAGCCACTCCACCACATCTGAGCCTGGAGGGGGATGCAGAGACAACTTAGAATACAAACATGTACGGGTatatgtgtacacacatacaaaatacaaatagcCAAGAGCGTCTTCCAAGAGCAAATGCAACAATGTTCCACATACAGATAAACAACAATGTGTGGTAGGCAGGGCTTAACTCCAGGGCCCAGGACAGTGGAGGGATTACAGTTAAAAAATGTGTATAAATTATACTGTGACTTTATTTCCAACTATACTGGAGCCTGTATTGAACATCCGCTAGGGGAATTTAAGGAGTGTCATAAATTTTGAGTAGCCTACTTTTCCATTGTGCAGTATCTTGTTTTTTCAGAGTCTGTCTTATGTAACAGAGTGGacataaaaaaatgcaaaacgtTTTTTCCACTTCCAATATTGTGCAAATTACATCATTTTAAAGTAGTACACAGCTACAGAAGGTTGCACAGAATCAGATTATATAACGCAGGTTAATGTATAtagctacagtatgtgctgtAACCTATAAATATACCTTTTGACAGCATAATACATACAAATTATGTTTACAGTTCCATCTTAACAGTAGGTAAATCAGTGAAAAGTACTGGCTAGTAGTAAACTCCTTGCCATTTACATTCTTACCACTTTGGAATGCCTAATGACCAGTAAGCTGCTGGATTTACAGTATGTTATGAATGGAATCCAAGTTGCATAAGAAGCCAAAATTTTAATTCAAAAGTACAAAATGGACAGACGTAGTGTACACAATTACTCCATGTGATTCACTTGCAGGTGATTTCAATTTAACAGACAACATCTTCAGTCAAAACTGGCACTCACATTTGTACTTTCCCCCACAAGTCACACGGTTTTAATTCTGGTAACATAATGCCTGCCCTGTAAAGCCCTGCGCGGCACACAGTAGTTCATGAAACTGAAGCGCTTTTATTTCCAAGTCTCCACTTTTTAAGTCTTACCGAGGAAAGCGTTGGGGATGGTGATCTTCAGCCACATGCGATCCCTGACTTCCAGGCCCGACTCCGGTGAGGCCATGGCCTTGGCAACTGACGCCATGTCAGAGTGCAGTGACAGGTTGAAGTCATCAAAACctggagggagcgagagagaaaggaataGCACATTAGGAAAGttgaagagggagaggcagtGAGGTGAAAAGTTAAAGAAATGTAAGAATgatgaggagatgagagaagaagtgggtgaaaaacaaagagggaagagatggaagaagatcaaagaaaggaaggaggtaGACATCATTTATCATCAAGTGAAATAAAAGCAGCGACAAGAGCAGAAAGACAGATGTGAAAGGCGAGTCTTGCGCCAAGGTCGCAAGGAGAGACGGATAGGACTAGACTATAATGGGAAGGAGATACTTTCAAATATTGAATGGCATTCAGGCTTTGAATGCTGACAGATAGACAAAGAAACTAGGGAAGGTTCACAAATGGAAGATTGATGTAGTTTTGTGAGAGGACTGTATGGATACAAAACAGAGAGTTgaaaataaagagagactgaggaagagagaagactgAGGTGgatcacagcacacagaaagcgagagagagattaggGAGGCGTAGGGATGGAAGAAGCACTCACGTTCGGTCTCggtgacggaggaggaggaggtgatggtgCTGAGGGAGGAGCTGCCTGGGTAGGGAGGGTAGGCCCCAGTCAGAGCCACAGAGTGGCTGACCCACGCTGCTGGGTCAATGGGTCGAATCGGCTCATCTACACAGCCAGTTCAGGAGAAAAACAATTACAGACCATGACATTGGtgccaaaaatgacaaatgaataaacagaataGCTGTATTGTCTGAGGCAAGTAGCAAAAGTGGTTTTGAGGCAGTCCGCTACTTACTGCGAGGCAGAGTGAAGTAGCCCTGAGGAGAAGGGTCCCAGCACTTGGCCACCGTGAGGATGATGGGCCTGACCGACACAAGATTAGaatcatcataatcatcgtTGACCACAAACAAAGCTCTGTGTACAGACGCAAATGCAAATTCTGGGGTGTGATAATATCCAAAGTGCTAAGTCAGAGGCCATCCACTCACCCTGGCTTGTGTACAATCTCCCTCAGTACCCGTACCGCATCGTCGTTGCTCATATTCTCAAAGTTGATGTCGTTCACCTTGGTGGGTGaaagcataaaaaaacaaagatttgagTTCAGACTGACAGGCTATAGCAGTGAGTTAATGCTTTGAGGTTCAGAGGAGATAAGCCATCTAGATCTgtgttttctttacatttagTGGCAGTGGACCCCCACAGctggaaaaatgtaaatacagtgaAAATTCAACAGCTCAGCCCACCCAAAAAGTATCAATTACAACTGCACAACTGACCctatatcatgatataaatatcTAAATAAGAGCCCTTCTTAAGCTAGAAAACATACTGTAACTTTTCCCGGAATGGGCCTAGGAGGGTCTCTGAACCAAAAATGCTCCGCCAGCGCTTCTACAGGAAACAGTGATCTAGATAGTAATGTGAAAGAAACTTTCAAACATGGGTGGtcttccattccatttaggaTCAAGCAGTTTGCCCTCCTCACCTGCAGCAGCATGTCCCCAGGCTCTATGCGTCCGTCTGCGGCCACGGCTCCTCCCTTCATAATGGAGCCGATGTAGATGCCTCCATCCCCCCTCTCGTTGCTCTGGCCCACAATGCTGATGCCCAGGAAGTTGTACTTCTCTGTGTTGGTGGGAGATGAGGGATAGTGTTGAAGCTACACACATTtgtctaaaaacaaaaactttccAATGGGTGCAATGAATTTCAGTGCAGTATAATGCCTGACTGTGAGTCTAGGGGACTGAACCCACTGGAATCGACCCAAGTATTGATTTCCAAATTATAAACGTTTGGCAATGTGATATCtcatgatttcattttctgGGAGACACTCCCATTCATGGGAGAGGAgattttctgctctttttgtGTTCCTCAGCACATCccagacagactgacactcaaAGAAAAGAAACCCATTAGGAGTGTACTGACCCATGTTGAGCGTGACGGTGATGATGTTGAGGGACATTGTGGAGTCTGTCACACTGCTGAAGGACGAAGCCTGGAGTTGAACAACAGGAAAAATTACCATATGGGATACActtacaaacacactgacataaCTCTAAGCTATTTACAGGAGCCACGATTCTTTCTCAGAGCTAATtacttaaagacgagatgaaatgaaaaatgcctttttaacccttttagatcacatccccggtcatactgtgcacctatttaacaatatatgccaaaaaaaataccaaaaatcaatttcattgtattcttatatcaaaattcaatcatgttttcttcctgtaaaacaaaatatgccatgtgcttacgtaagcatgcccgtaactaatttcaaccaataatatcatgacatccacccatcaatcaatcttcaacttttagcacacagagctaagaggctaagattcattagttagctagctagcaacagcatggtacttcggtgtgtcttcgggtgttatgacacacccacttttcaacgttcaaatcaaattcctcccaacgttatgtcccgcctgtctttcctgtttcactcggaaatacgtcacgatacggaagttagatactctcgaaatgccgtttcatctcgactttaagtggCCCCTCACTCTAACCTGAGGATTTGGCCATTTTAAATGGATAATTCAGTCAAGAACAGCAGAGAGCCAGCAGAGTGCTCAAGCACACAAACACGAAAGATGGAAACATGCAAATTAAATGGGGTTGCATCAAAAACAACATGAGAAAATGTAAACCACTCTTCCTTTGCGATACAAAAATATAACTCAACAGTTAGTGTTAGAGGGGCCTGTACTTACCCTCTCCAGACGCGGGGGGCGCTGTTTCCTGCGTCGGCGGTGGCGTTTGAGAAGCCTGGAGGCTGTGCTCTGCTCTGTTGAGCTGCTGAACCTACAAGTTCAAGGGTCAACAAAGGGTGAAAGGTCAGGAGAGAAACCTGTAGACTTAAACTTTTAATAGGCTTGCCTCAGTACCTTTCTTTTCGcttcactctgtgtgtttggAGCCCACAAAGATTAGCTAAAGGGGAGCCTAATTAGGGATACTTTAGCGGAGATATTTTTTAGCCAATTTGTATAATCTTTTAACGACAAAACTggccaaaacaaaagcagcactGACTTCTGTacaaatgtgaaaacaaaatatagtatataataataaataaactaattattattatataagtaACTGAGGTGCTATATGAATACATGGATAGCAAACAAATTTTTGCCAAAAGAAGCAATGCAAATAAGAGAAAACTAAACTCCTAGAAAGTGAAGTGAAACTTACTTATCACAAGTCAGTACAACGCAAACATAGTAAGAACTTTCAGCAAGTTTTAatcttttgcatttttcatgttGCATTTCGCCCCTGTGGGATGCATGTAACTCTAAGGGACTGAATTGATTAGTAGACCTGCTCCTCTTTCTCAAAAACAGACTGTCTTCCTCCTTTGAACCCCTCTTTCCtccattcatccctctctcacctGCTCATGGTGTCGTCGTCCTCAGAGTCGCAGAAGCTGGTGGTGTCCAGCTCGCTGCTCATCACTGTAGTGGAACTCTCGTAGCCCGCTAGGTGGCGCTCCAGGCGACTCTGGCCATTCATACGCGGACCTGGGACACCAGACgatgagtcagagagacagagggagggtaTTCATGTTTGCTCATGTCAATGTTTGCCTTTTCCAGCAAGCTTGTTCTATAGAAGACAAGCATTCTGCAGAAAGTTGTTCACTTCTCTTCATTCCTTGATTATATCACCAGCTATTCATTGCTTGGAAGTTGGGAGCATGCCAAATCTTGATGGCACACCATCCTACATGAGAACATGGGACGTTAGCAGAGCATTTCCACAGACACTGCAATCTGTTGATTCTCACCGTGTTGCTCCA
This region of Centroberyx gerrardi isolate f3 chromosome 23, fCenGer3.hap1.cur.20231027, whole genome shotgun sequence genomic DNA includes:
- the dvl2 gene encoding segment polarity protein dishevelled homolog DVL-2; the protein is MAETKIIYHIDEEETPYLVKIPIPAENITLLDFKQVLNKPNYKFFFKSMDQDFGVVKEEISDESAKLPCFNGRVVSWLVSSDAPAAEPPVAVVPPVEVCAQPSPPPPPLPPPPAERTGGIGDSRPPSFHPNAAGSVETLDDQTETESVVSFRRERPRHREGMEQHGPRMNGQSRLERHLAGYESSTTVMSSELDTTSFCDSEDDDTMSRFSSSTEQSTASRLLKRHRRRRKQRPPRLERASSFSSVTDSTMSLNIITVTLNMEKYNFLGISIVGQSNERGDGGIYIGSIMKGGAVAADGRIEPGDMLLQVNDINFENMSNDDAVRVLREIVHKPGPIILTVAKCWDPSPQGYFTLPRNEPIRPIDPAAWVSHSVALTGAYPPYPGSSSLSTITSSSSVTETERFDDFNLSLHSDMASVAKAMASPESGLEVRDRMWLKITIPNAFLGSDVVEWLYHHIEGFQDRREARKYASNLLKAGFIRHTVNKITFSEQCYYIFGDFSDCENYMANLSLNDNDGSSGASDQDTLAPLPLPGASPWPLMHTFPYQPYPTHPYSSQPPPYHELTSYSYAPGSTGSQHSEGSRSSGSTRSEGRRNSKGPGSTVGGGEKSPSGGGGGEGGGADSRSGSGSESEYSTRSSLRRGHGSATPSEHSHASSQRSHHHRLPQPPHMSPYPPGIPLPYNPMMVMMVPQHPHPAMGPAHALPHSQQLTAAPMHPALPPPPSSTPGGPPGAPPTRDLGSVPPELTASRQSFHLAMGNPSEFFVDVM